Sequence from the Janthinobacterium lividum genome:
GCAAAGGTCAGCCACGGCGAGCGCACGGCCGTGTACAGATTGCTGTTCGCGCGCAGGAACAGGGCGACCCGCTCGCCGGAAAACAGGCCGTCGGGCAGCGCCTTGGCCAGCATCACGCCCGCCCATTGGGCCTTTTCGCGGGGGCTGACGGTAAACACGGCGCGCCGCGACGAGGTACCGGACGACAGGCCTACCGTGATGTCGCCGACGGCCGGCGTAAAGTCGCGGCTCTGCTCGGCCGCCATGGCTGCCGCCATCGCTTGCGCCAAAGTCACCCCTTGCGTATTCATGGCGTCGAAATGCTCGAGCATCAGCGCCTTGTTCATCGTCGGCCACTGCGCCAGCGGCAGATCTCGGTACGGGGCGAAATAAGCGCTGCGCGCGCACAGCACCGCAATGAAACGGGCCAGTTGCCGTTGCTGGTATGCGTGCAGCTGCGCGCGGTCCGCAAAGCGCAGGCGGCGCGTACGCCAGTACGACAGCAACAGCCAGAAGAGACGCTTCACGGGCGGCCCGCCACAGGAACATAGTCCGCCGTGTCTTCATGCGTGATGCGGATCTGCGCATTGCCCGACTGGTGCAACTGGTGCAGCCGGTTCAGGGTGGCGTAATACGGCGCGCGCTTGTGCTGGATGAGGAACGACAGTTCGGACGGTCCGCGCAGCTGCTGAAAACTTTCCGGCACCCAGGCCGCATCCGACGCCAGCAAGGTCCAGCCGCTCTCCTGCAGCACGAAGGCGCCCAGATGGCCGATAGCGTGGCCGGGCAAGTCGACGATGTAGATCTCGCCCGTGCCGCTGACGTCGCGCCCGTGCGTGAATGGCAGCAGGGCGGCCGGCAAGGCCGTCTCGGGCACGCTTTCCACGAAATCCAGGCGGTCGGCTATATCGTTTGGCAGCAGCTCGGGCACGAAGGCCTGGCGCACGGCGGCCACGCCGGACAGTCCCCGCACGGCGTCCCAGCCCGTTTTGGAGGCCATCAGCCGCGCGCCGGGAAAGTCGCGCAGGCCCGCGATATGGTCGGCGTGGAAGTGCGACAGCAGCAGGGTGTGGATGTCGCCGGGCGATACGCCATGCGCGCGCAGCTGGCCCTGCAACGACTCGTTCTCATCGAAGGAAATCGGCGTCACCCACGCATACATGCGGTACACGCCCTTCGACGTGGCGGCGCGGAAGTGCTCGGCGTAACCCGTGTCCCACAGGTACAGGCCCGCGCGCGTCGCTATCAGGTAGGCGCGCGAGGGGAAGCAGCGGCTGGCCAGCCCGCTGCCTTTCAAGACCATGCACGAAGGATGCGTGCAGTGGCCGACGCGAAACGCGGTGATGCTAGCCATTGCGCTCCTTGCCCACCTTGTGCGCCGCCGCTTCCTGGCGCATCCACTGCGCCGTGCGGGCAATGCCGTCCTGCAGGCTGACGATGGGACGGTAGCCGAGCACCTTGCGCGCCTTGGCGCTGTCGAGCGTCATGTCGAAGCTGAGCGCACCGATGCTGTAGGGCGTGAGCGCCGGTTCGCGGCGCGTAAAGCGCGAGGCAAACTGCATCAGGCGCGCCACCAGCGCCAGCACGCGGTACGGCACGCTGACGATCTCGAACGGCTGCTGCAAATGATCGCAGAACAGGGTGCGCAAAATGTCGCACAAGCGCGCCGGCTCACCATTCGTGATGTTGAAGGCGGCGCCGGAAGCGATGGTCTTGTG
This genomic interval carries:
- a CDS encoding MBL fold metallo-hydrolase codes for the protein MASITAFRVGHCTHPSCMVLKGSGLASRCFPSRAYLIATRAGLYLWDTGYAEHFRAATSKGVYRMYAWVTPISFDENESLQGQLRAHGVSPGDIHTLLLSHFHADHIAGLRDFPGARLMASKTGWDAVRGLSGVAAVRQAFVPELLPNDIADRLDFVESVPETALPAALLPFTHGRDVSGTGEIYIVDLPGHAIGHLGAFVLQESGWTLLASDAAWVPESFQQLRGPSELSFLIQHKRAPYYATLNRLHQLHQSGNAQIRITHEDTADYVPVAGRP